The Euphorbia lathyris chromosome 3, ddEupLath1.1, whole genome shotgun sequence genome contains a region encoding:
- the LOC136222002 gene encoding rop guanine nucleotide exchange factor 7-like isoform X1 codes for MLVTIFGQLWRLEPLPVEKKSMWKREMEWLLYVSIHIVELIPSWQTFPDGSKLEVMSCSPRSDLFINLPALRKLDNMLLDVLESFTDIEFWYVDQGIAGPEPDGSTSFRKALQRQKEKWWLPVPRIPAGGLTENLRKQLNHTHECTNQILNQILKAAMAINSTALSEMDAPDSYLQSLPKECFLVP; via the exons ATGTTAGTTACTATATTTGGGCAACTGTGGAGACTTGAGCCCTTACCTGTAGAGAAGAAATCAATGTGGAAAAGAGAGATGGAATGGCTTCTCTATGTTTCTATTCACATTGTTGAATTAATTCCCTCTTGGCAAACATTTCCTGATGGAAGTAAGCTTGAG GTGATGAGTTGCAGTCCAAGGTCAGATCTTTTCATTAATCTTCCAGCTCTGCGTAAATTGGATAATATGCTTCTG GATGTGTTGGAGAGTTTCACAGATATAGAATTTTGGTATGTTGATCAAGGGATTGCAGGCCCAGAACCAGATGGTTCAACCTCATTTCGCAAAGCACTCCAGAGGCAAAAGGAGAAATGGTGGCTGCCTGTGCCCCGTATTCCTGCTGGTGGCCTTACTGAGAATTTAAGAAAGCAGTTGAACCATACTCATGAATGCACGAATCAAATACTGAATCAAATACTGAAAGCTgcaatggcaatcaacagcactGCTTTGTCCGAAATGGATGCTCCTGACTCATACTTACAGTCACTTCCAAAG GAATGCTTCTTGGTGCCATAA
- the LOC136222002 gene encoding rop guanine nucleotide exchange factor 7-like isoform X2 has protein sequence MWKREMEWLLYVSIHIVELIPSWQTFPDGSKLEVMSCSPRSDLFINLPALRKLDNMLLDVLESFTDIEFWYVDQGIAGPEPDGSTSFRKALQRQKEKWWLPVPRIPAGGLTENLRKQLNHTHECTNQILNQILKAAMAINSTALSEMDAPDSYLQSLPKECFLVP, from the exons ATGTGGAAAAGAGAGATGGAATGGCTTCTCTATGTTTCTATTCACATTGTTGAATTAATTCCCTCTTGGCAAACATTTCCTGATGGAAGTAAGCTTGAG GTGATGAGTTGCAGTCCAAGGTCAGATCTTTTCATTAATCTTCCAGCTCTGCGTAAATTGGATAATATGCTTCTG GATGTGTTGGAGAGTTTCACAGATATAGAATTTTGGTATGTTGATCAAGGGATTGCAGGCCCAGAACCAGATGGTTCAACCTCATTTCGCAAAGCACTCCAGAGGCAAAAGGAGAAATGGTGGCTGCCTGTGCCCCGTATTCCTGCTGGTGGCCTTACTGAGAATTTAAGAAAGCAGTTGAACCATACTCATGAATGCACGAATCAAATACTGAATCAAATACTGAAAGCTgcaatggcaatcaacagcactGCTTTGTCCGAAATGGATGCTCCTGACTCATACTTACAGTCACTTCCAAAG GAATGCTTCTTGGTGCCATAA
- the LOC136222004 gene encoding auxin-responsive protein IAA9-like, translating into MYLFEKLEKLAAEFDNFCEVLETRCHCTLVSWKSGCRLSVAEIADDIILKKISFQQTKEGSVIENFRIWAAKAQDTASPKERPLSKNDVGTNHIAANNNSTPATKAQVVGWPPIRSCKKNSVATSSNNNEKMDGKVVHGALYIKVSMDGALYLRKVDLCNYSA; encoded by the exons ATGTATCTATTTGAGAAATTGGAGAAATTGGCTGCTGAATTTGACAACTTTTGTGAAGTTCTCGAGACTAGATGCCATTGTACCTTGGTTTCTTGGAAATCGGGTTGCAGGTTGTCTGTCGCTGAGATTGCAGATGATATTATTCTTAAA AAAATATCATTTCAGCAAACAAAAGAGGGTTCTGTGATTGAAAATTTTAGGATTTGGGCAGCTAAAGCACAAGATACAGCTTCTCCAAAGGAAAGGCCTCTCAGTAAAAATGATGTAGGAACAAACCACATTGCTGCTAACAACAATAGTACTCCTGCGACCAA AGCACAGGTTGTGGGTTGGCCACCTATCAGGTCATGTAAGAAGAACTCCGTTGCTACCTCATCAAATAACAATGAAAAAATGGATGGAAAAGTAGTGCATGGTGCTTTGTACATCAAGGTAAGTATGGATGGAGCTCTGTATTTAAGGAAAGTGGATTTGTGTAACTACTCTGCATAA